The proteins below come from a single Streptomyces sp. M92 genomic window:
- a CDS encoding S8 family peptidase: protein MDHLRSTCSSRPPRSRRRLALAVPVVLSLTASLGFLPAAASAAPGADTAQEAARTAGSTDAPDLAYVVNTRTDHRTIASVKRAIAEADGSVVATYRKIGVIVVHSANPDFGEEIREARGVQSAGATRTAPLTAAGTTDQGAAEPLTDEQAARTAKASEAAGAGEPLEADQWDLRAIGADKAAKINPGSSRVTVAVIDTGVDDTHPDLAPNFSASQSANCVGGKADTSEGAWRPYTADDYHGTHVAGEIAAARNGIGVAGVAPGVKVSSIKVSDPDNGLFYPENVVCAFMFAADHGVEITNNSYYVDPWLYNCMDDPDQRAIVDAVNRAQLYAQRKGTLHLASAGNSNHDLDSDAIVDDSSPDDSTPVTRTIDPHECFDVPTQLPGIVTVSATGVDKEKSYYSSYGKGVVDVAAPGGDGRYQTPDTPSKNGRILSTMPNNEYGWLQGTSMASPHAAGVAALLKSEHPWASPAQLQWLLKAQADNPGCPASYDQDGDGTQDAGCDGGKRVNGFYGYGIVDALRAVR, encoded by the coding sequence ATGGATCATCTGCGTTCGACGTGTTCGTCGCGGCCGCCGCGCTCCAGACGGCGGCTCGCTCTCGCCGTGCCGGTCGTGCTGTCGCTCACCGCGTCCCTCGGCTTCCTGCCGGCCGCCGCCTCGGCCGCACCGGGTGCGGACACCGCCCAGGAGGCCGCCCGGACCGCCGGCAGCACGGACGCACCCGACCTCGCGTACGTGGTCAACACGCGGACGGACCACCGCACGATCGCGTCGGTGAAGCGGGCGATAGCCGAGGCCGACGGCAGCGTCGTCGCCACCTACCGGAAGATCGGCGTGATCGTCGTCCACTCGGCCAACCCGGACTTCGGCGAGGAGATACGCGAGGCCCGCGGGGTGCAGTCCGCGGGCGCGACCCGCACCGCGCCGCTGACCGCCGCCGGGACGACCGACCAGGGTGCCGCCGAGCCGCTCACCGACGAGCAGGCCGCGCGGACCGCGAAGGCGTCCGAGGCCGCCGGGGCGGGCGAGCCGCTGGAAGCGGACCAGTGGGACCTGCGCGCGATAGGCGCCGACAAGGCCGCGAAGATCAACCCGGGCAGTTCCCGGGTCACCGTCGCCGTCATAGACACCGGCGTCGACGACACCCACCCCGACCTCGCCCCGAACTTCTCCGCCTCGCAGTCCGCCAACTGCGTCGGCGGCAAGGCGGACACCAGCGAGGGCGCCTGGCGGCCGTACACCGCCGACGACTACCACGGCACCCACGTCGCCGGTGAGATAGCCGCCGCCCGCAACGGCATCGGCGTCGCCGGTGTGGCCCCGGGCGTGAAGGTCTCCAGCATCAAGGTGAGCGACCCGGACAACGGGCTCTTCTACCCCGAGAACGTCGTCTGCGCCTTCATGTTCGCCGCCGACCACGGCGTGGAGATCACCAACAACAGCTACTACGTGGACCCCTGGCTGTACAACTGCATGGACGACCCGGACCAGCGCGCCATCGTCGACGCGGTCAACCGGGCCCAGCTGTACGCCCAGCGCAAGGGCACCCTCCACCTGGCCTCCGCCGGCAACTCCAACCACGACCTGGACTCCGACGCCATCGTCGACGACTCCAGCCCCGACGACTCGACGCCGGTGACGCGGACCATCGACCCGCACGAGTGCTTCGACGTGCCGACCCAGCTGCCGGGCATCGTCACCGTCAGCGCCACGGGCGTCGACAAGGAGAAGTCCTACTACTCCTCGTACGGCAAGGGCGTCGTGGACGTCGCGGCGCCGGGCGGCGACGGGCGCTACCAGACCCCGGACACGCCGTCGAAGAACGGCCGCATCCTGTCGACCATGCCGAACAACGAGTACGGCTGGCTCCAGGGCACCTCGATGGCCTCCCCGCACGCCGCGGGCGTCGCCGCGCTGCTGAAGTCGGAGCACCCCTGGGCGTCCCCGGCGCAGCTCCAGTGGCTGCTGAAGGCCCAGGCCGACAACCCGGGCTGCCCGGCCTCCTACGACCAGGACGGCGACGGCACGCAGGACGCCGGCTGCGACGGCGGCAAGCGGGTCAACGGCTTCTACGGCTACGGCATCGTCGACGCGCTGCGCGCGGTGAGGTGA